A single window of Sebastes umbrosus isolate fSebUmb1 chromosome 16, fSebUmb1.pri, whole genome shotgun sequence DNA harbors:
- the LOC119474630 gene encoding protein unc-79 homolog isoform X2: MSTKAEQFASKIRYLQEYHNRVQHNIYPVPSGTDIANTLKYFSQTLLSILSRTGRKENQEASNLAVPMTMCLFPVPFPLTPSLRPQVSSINPTVTRSLLYSVLRDAPSDRGGQGQQSRDAQLSEYPSLDYQGLYVTLVTLLDLVPLLQHGQHDLGQSIFYTTTCLLPFLSDDILSTLPYTMISTLATFPPFLHKDIIEYLSTSFLPMAILGSTRREGGVPAYVNLSASSMLMIAMQYTTNPVYHCQLLECLMKHKQEVWKDLLYVISYGPSQVKPPAVQMLFHYWPNLKPPGAIIEYKGLQYTAWNPIHCQHIECHNAINKPAVKMCIDPTLSVALGDKPPPLYICEECSQRIAGDHAEWLVDVLLPQAEISAICQKKNCSSHVRRAVVTCFSAGCCGRHGNRPVRYCKRCHVNHHSSEVGAAAETHLYQTSPPPINTRECGAEELVCTVEAVISLLKEAEIHAEQREFEMNRRRQMGLSASHHSLDNIEFDNKEDDQHDQRLLSQFGIWFLVSLCTPNENTPTESLARLVSMIFQWFHSTAYMMDDEVGSLVEKLKPQFVTKWLKTVCEVRFDVMVMCLLPKPVEFARVGGYWDKSCSTVTQLKEGLNRILCLIPYNVISQPLWECFMPEWLESIRTEVPDHQLKEFREVLSKMFDIELCPLPFSMEEMFGFISCRFSGYPASVQEQALLWLHVLSELDIVVPLQLLIGMFSDGVNSLKELANQRKTRASDLTGNTGARRVSVVSDPGRRGQHNTLSPFPSPFRSPFRSPLRCSPFKNLGHATGHCALDLDCEDDDMNLGCFILMFDLILKQMELQDDGVMLGLDSSLGKDIVGIINNVFQAPWGGSHTCQKDEKALECSLCQSSILCYQLGCELLERLTPREEIRLVEPTDSLEETLLFGQTDYSLAEENGNEEGVNPSAATTTDNPSNPTMKNNSDTKFSYQQLPVSLKLIYTVLQEMSKFEEPDILFNMLNCLKILCLHGECLYLARKDHPQFLAYVQEKMLIPSLWSMLKSEFCQLASMAVPQLLHALSLSHGADIFWNLINTNFNSKDWKIRFEAVEKVAVLCRFLDMGAVMKNHLLKYSLAHAFCCFLASVEDVNPAVATRARQLLDTIKRPALQGLCQCLDFQFDTVVRDRPIILSKLLLLHFLKKDIPALSWEFFVNRFETLSLEAQLHLDCNKEFPFPTTITAVRTNVANLSDAAMWKIRRARFARNRLKSVRSLRDSVTGGPPESKRAFSLPETHGNRIPLRLTRQEHSAPTLGDMIEKVLPASVLPHFNPDASAPLVGQTPSPEDDSVIKDLLPEDAGIDHQTVHQLIMVLMKFMAKDKSSAEADIGSAKAFNTVKRHLYVLLGYDQQEGCFMIAPQKMRTSTCFNGFIAGIAQVMDYNIGLGKQLLPLVVQVLKYCTCPQLRHYFQQPPRCSLWALKPHIRQMWLKALLVILYKYPYRDMDKSKVVLHLIHITINTLNAQYHSCRPHATAGPLYSDNSNMSRYSEKEKEEDSVFDESDVHDTPTGAANKESQTFFARLKRIGGSKSVKYQPVELNAKKSEIELSEYREASALQDSILHCVREESTRKKRLQAMHKQKSLDISNTDSILFNLDEHRRKSCIDRCDMQANPVVPPPSSSTSHGRRHGKGSSDDSSVRVEGSDAVDRRGSKPVIPEVRLSCMETFDDKLDLSSLGGSAQGKEDQDLIDLSSDCTSIPEKHSLLSMSDSDSLVFEPLPPLRIVESDEEFDLTSLIASKFNGSPKFSVSPASSKTLRLPPVVQVSVEDCSSDKKTTDLLVGEGGSEQSFVVRRPSRVTASASLDFPDRLENVCHESPMTLKQKRDLLRKTPHVPDNSLDDMCDELKAGMAPGTSPSGRTIFLDIPEDKAEPLSSPEKSKSDSNDEEEDGDDEEDDDMGDEADSDQKPDNADEIEDDEAEFKIQIVPRQRKERKIAVSAIQREYLDITFNMFDKLAGEQPAETDHKVLSTLEKPRESASAPTLEAAMPETSHRSSVSTQYRQVKRGSLGALTMSQLMKRQLEHQSSAPHNINTWDTGPTKTSLLSAPSTVSMFVPVPEEFIDEQPTTMSDRCRDCAAVLEEYDEETLGLAVVVLSMFIHLSPDLAAPMLLDIMQSVGRLASSANFSGQAESMLIPGNVAGVAKQFLRCVFHQLAPNGILPQLFQSNIKDGSFLRTLASSLIDFNELSSVAALNMLLEGLNNKKSLPAGGTMLHCLDNIATFMEALPMDSPSNLWTTICNQFQTFLTKLPSVLPLKCPMDSSLRIIICLLKIPTTNATRSLLEPFSKLLSFVIQYGMFSLSYLVELCGLCYKGFNKERDKFYMSRIVVMELLQALKFKSPLPDTNLLLLVQFVCADIGTRLAESTIIQKHMILTLPGCTTAAMECMRQYISELLDFIADMHTLTKLKSHMKACCQPLHEDTFGGNLKVGLAQVAAMEISKGNHRDNKAVVRYLPWLYHPPSTMQQGPKEFIECVSHIRQLSWLLLGSLTHCALHQGSTSCMPIPLDAGSHIADHLIVILIGFPEQSKTSVLHMCSLFHAFMFAQLWTIYCEQAAAAPSLQNQNQTEFSSNAILTGLEFWSRVTPSILQLMAHNKVMVEMVCLHVISLMEALQECNSTIFVKLIPMWLPMIQSNLKHLSAGLQLRLQAIQNRVNHQCLQGQASGAPPFALRKWLQCTQFKMAQVEIQSSEAASQFYPM, translated from the exons ATCTGGGACAGTCCAtattttacacaacaacttGCCTCCTGCCCTTTCTCAGTGATGATATTCTCAGCACTTTGCCCTATACTATGATCTCCACTTTAGCCACATTTCCCCCTTTCCTCCACAAAGACATCATTGAGTACCTGAGCACTTCTTTCCTCCCCATGGCTATAC TGGGCTCCACTCGGAGGGAGGGGGGAGTCCCGGCCTATGTCAATCTGTCTGCCTCCTCTATGCTAATGATTGCGATGCAGTACACCACAAATCCAG TGTATCACTGTCAATTGTTGGAGTGTCTAATGAagcacaaacaggaagtgtggaAG GACCTTCTTTATGTCATATCCTATGGTCCATCCCAAGTAAAGCCTCCAGCTGTGCAGATGCTGTTTCATTACTGGCCCAACCTAAAGCCACCAGGAGCCATCATTGAATACAAGGGGCTTCAGTACACAG CCTGGAACCCCATCCACTGTCAACATATCGAGTGCCACAATGCTATCAATAAACCTGCTGTCAAG ATGTGTATAGATCCTACTCTTTCTGTTGCCCTGGGAGACAAGCCCCCTCCTCTTTATATATGCGAGGAGTGCAGCCAGAGGATAGCAGG AGACCAcgctgaatggcttgttgatgTACTCCTGCCACAAG CAGAGATATCTGCCATTTGTCAAAAGAAG AACTGTAGCTCTCATGTTAGGAGGGCTGTGGTCACCTGCTTCTCGGCTGGCTGCTGTGGGCGCCATGGCAACCGGCCTGTCCGCTACTGCAAGCGTTGCCATGTCAACCACCACAGCAGCGAGGTGGGGGCTGCGGCGGAGACCCATCTGTACCAGACCTCGCCCCCTCCCATCAACACCCGGGAGTGCGGAGCGGAGGAGCTAGTGTGCACTGTGGAAGCTGTTATAAG CCTTCTCAAGGAGGCAGAAATTCATGCAGAACAGCGTGAGTTTGAGATGAACAGGCGTCGTCAGATGGGCCTGTCCGCCTCCCACCACTCTCTGGACAACATTGAGTTTGACAACAAGGAGGACGACCAGCACGACCAGCGGCTCCTCAGTCAGTTTGGCATCTGGTTCCTG GTGAGCCTGTGCACACCCAACGAGAACACGCCTACAGAGAGTCTGGCTCGGCTGGTCAGCATGATCTTCCAGTGGTTTCACTCCACCGCCTACATGATGGACGACGAGGTCGGAAGCCTGGTGGAGAAGCTAAAGCCTCAGTTTGTCACCAAGTGGCTAAAGACAGTGTGTGAAGTACGATTTGACGTCATGGTCATGTGTCTGCTGCCCAAGCCTGTTGAGTTTGCCAGG GTGGGAGGTTACTGGGACAAGTCATGTAGCACAGTGACCCAGCTGAAGGAGGGCCTGAACCGGATCCTGTGTCTGATACCTTATAATGTCATCAGTCAGCCACTGTGGGAGTGCTTTATGCCCGAGTGGCTGGAGTCCATCCGCACCGAGGTGCCCGACCACCAGCTCAAAGAATTCCGGGAAGTGCTCAG TAAGATGTTTGATATAGAGCTGTGCCCCCTGCCATTCTCCATGGAAGAAATGTTTGGCTTCATCAGCTGCAGATTCTCTGGCTACCCAGCGTCTGTGCAGGAGCAGGCTCTGCTGTGGCTGCAT GTGCTGTCAGAGCTGGACATTGTGGTGCCTCTTCAGCTGCTGATTGGGATGTTCTCTGATGGAGTGAACTCTTTGAAGGAGCTGGCCAATCAGAGGAAGACACGCGCCTCAGATCTGACTGGAAACACTGGGGCTCGCAGG GTGAGCGTGGTGTCAGATCCAGGACGCCGTGGGCAGCACAACACCCTCAGTCCGTTCCCCAGCCCCTTCAGGAGCCCGTTCCGCAGCCCCCTGCGCTGCAGCCCCTTTAAAAACCTGGGTCACGCCACCGGCCACTGCGCTCTGGATCTGGACTGTGAAGATGATGACATGAACCTCGGCTGCTTCATCCTCATGTTTGACCTCATCCTAAAGCAG ATGGAGCTCCAGGATGACGGTGTGATGCTGGGTCTAGACAGCAGTCTGGGGAAGGATATCGTGGGCATCATCAACAACGTCTTCCAGGCCCCGTGGGGTGGATCACACACCTGCCAGAAGGATGAGAAGGCCCTGGAGTGCAGCCTGTGCCAATCCAGCATCCTGTGCTACCAGCTGGGCTGTGAGCTCCTGGAGAGGCTGACCCCCCGAGAAGAGATTCGCCTTGTG GAACCTACGGATAGTTTGGAGGAAACCTTGCTCTTTGGTCAGACAGATTACTCCCTCGCTGAAGAGAATGGAAATGAGGAAGGAGTCAACCCAAGTGCCGCCACCACCACTGACAACCCCAGCAACCCCA CTATGAAGAATAACTCTGATACGAAGTTCTCGTACCAGCAGCTCCCCGTGTCTCTGAAGCTCATATACAccgttctgcag GAAATGTCCAAGTTTGAGGAGCCTGACATCTTGTTCAACATGCTGAACTGTTTGAAGATCCTGTGTCTCCATGGAGAGTGTTTGTATCTTGCCCGCAAGGATCACCCCCAGTTTCTGGCCTACGTCCAGGAAAAGATGCTCATCCCGAG ccTGTGGTCCATGTTGAAGTCAGAGTTTTGCCAGCTGGCCTCCATGGCTGTGCCTCAGCTTCTCCACGCCCTGTCTCTGTCGCATGGGGCGGACATCTTTTGGAATCTCATCAACACAAATTTTAACAGCAAAGACTGGAAAATACGATTTGAAGCAG TGGAGAAGGTGGCGGTGCTGTGTCGGTTCCTGGACATGGGTGCGGTGATGAAAAACCACTTGCTGAAGTATTCCCTGGCCCACGCTTTCTGCTGCTTCCTGGCCTCCGTGGAGGACGTCAACCCAGCTGTGGCCACCCGGGCCAGACAGCTGCTGGACACCATCAAGAGGCCGGCCCTGCAG gggttatgccAGTGCCTGGATTTCCAGTTCGACACTGTTGTGAGGGACCGGCCCATCATCCTCAGCaagctcctgctgctgcacttCCTGAAGAAAGACATTCCCGCGCTGAGCTGGGAGTTCTTTGTCAACCGCTTTGAAACATTATCTCTGGAGGCTCAGTTACACCTGGACTGCAACAAGGAGTTCCCTTTCCCTACTA CCATCACAGCCGTGCGAACCAACGTAGCCAACCTCAGTGATGCAGCGATGTGGAAGATACGACGCGCCCGCTTTGCCAGGAATCGGCTGAAGAGTGTGCGTTCCCTCCGTGACAGTGTGACGGGAGGGCCACCAGAGTCTAAACGGGCGTTTTCACTCCCTGAGACACACGGCAACCGAATTC CTCTAAGGCTTACGAGGCAAGAGCACTCTGCCCCGACACTGGGAGATATGATAGAGAAAGTCCTGCCAG CAAGTGTCCTCCCGCACTTTAACCCTGACGCTTCAGCCCCTCTTGTAGGCCAGACCCCGTCTCCCGAGGACGACTCCGTCATCAAAGACCTGCTTCCCGAGGACGCCGGCATCGATCACCAGACGGTTCACCAGCTCATCATGGTGCTCATGAAGTTTATGGCCAAAGACAAGAGCAGCGCCGAGGCCGACATTGGCAGCGCCAAGGCTTTCAACACGGTGAAGCGTCACCTGTACGTGCTGCTGGGCTATGACCAACAGGAGGGCTGCTTCATGATTGCACCTCAGAAGATGCGCACCTCTACCTGCTTCAACGGCTTCATCGCCGGCATCGCACAA GTGATGGACTACAATATTGGTTTGGGGAAGCAGCTGCTCCCTCTGGTGGTCCAGGTGTTGAAGTACTGCACGTGTCCCCAGCTGAGACACTATTTCCAGCAGCCGCCTCGATGCTCCCTCTGGGCTTTGAAGCCACACATCAGACAGATGTGGCTCAAAGCCCTGCTAGTTATCCTCTATAAG TACCCTTACAGAGACATGGATAAGAGTAAAGTGGTCCTCCATCTGATCCACATCACCATCAACACACTGAATGCCCAGTATCACAGCTGTCGTCCTCACGCTACAGCAGGACCGCTCTACAGCGACAACTCCAACATGAGCCGCTACAGCGAGAAAGAAAAAG AAGAAGACAGTGTATTCGATGAGTCAGACGTCCATGACACGCCGACTGGTGCTGCTAACAAGGAGTCACAGACCTTCTTTGCGCGCCTGAAGAGGATCGGTGGCAGCAAGTCTGTGAAGTACCAGCCGGTAGAGCTGAATGCCAAGAAAA GTGAAATTGAGCTGTCAGAGTACCGTGAAGCCAGCGCCCTTCAGGACAGCATCCTGCACTGTGTGAGGGAGGAGAGCACCAGGAAGAAGCGGCTGCAGGCCATGCACAAGCAGAAGTCTCTGGACATTTCCAACACTGACTCCATCCTCTTCAATCTGGACGAACACCGACGTAAATCCTGCATTGATCGCTGTGACATGCAGGCGAACCCTGTGGTCCCGCCCCCATCCTCATCCACGTCCCACGGCAGGCGTCACGGCAAAGGATCATCCGATGACTCTTCGGTTCGGGTGGAGGGCAGTGACGCCGTGGACCGGCGAGGCTCCAAGCCTGTCATCCCAGAGGTCCGCCTCAGCTGCATGGAGACCTTTGACGACAAGTTGGACCTGAGCTCGCTAGGAGGATCAGCTCAGGGAAAGGAGGACCAAGACCTCATCGACCTCTCCTCTGACTGCACCTCCATTCCAGAAAAACACTCGCTGCTCTCCATGTCCGACAGCGACTCCTTGGTGTTTGAACCGTTGCCTCCTCTGAGAATCGTAGAGAGCGACGAGGAGTTTGACCTTACATCCCTCATAGCCTCCAAGTTCAACGGGAGTCCAAAGTTCTCTGTTTCCCCTGCTAGCAGCAAGACTTTGCGACTGCCTCCTGTGGTTCAGGTGAGTGTAGAGGACTGTTCTAGTGACAAAAAGACCACAGACTTGCTGGTGGGAGAGGGAGGCTCAGAGCAATCGTTTGTGGTAAGGAGGCCAAGCCGCGTGACTGCCAGCGCCTCTCTGGATTTTCCTGACCGACTGGAAAATGTCTGCCATGAAAGCCCCATGACCCTGAAGCAGAAGAGAGACCTGCTGAGGAAGACGCCGCATGTCCCCGACAACTCGCTAGACGACATGTGTGACGAGTTAAAGGCCGGGATGGCACCAGGGACAAGTCCGTCTGGTAGGACCATCTTCTTGGACATCCCAGAAGATAAAGCAGAGCCTCTTTCCTCACCAGAGAAAAGCAAGAGTGACAGCAACGACGAAGAAGAGGATGGGGATGATGAAGAAGACGACGACATGGGTGATGAGGCGGACAGCGACCAAAAACCTGACAATGCGGACGAAATTGAGGACGATGAGGCCGAGTTTAAAATCCAGATTGTTCCCCGACAACggaaggagaggaagatagCTGTCAGTGCCATCCAGAGGGAATACCTGGACATCACCTTCAACATGTTCGACAAACTGGCTGGCGAGCAGCCCGCAGAAACCG ATCACAAAGTTCTGTCTACATTGGAAAAGCCACGAGAATCTGCCTCAGCCCCAACGCTTGAAGCTGCTATGCCTGAAACAAGCCACCGCTCTTCAGTATCAA CTCAGTACCGTCAGGTGAAGCGAGGCTCTCTGGGAGCTCTGACCATGAGCCAGCTAATGAAGAGACAGCTGGAGCACCAATCCAGTGCGCCACACAACATCAACACCTGGGACACGG GTCCCACAAAGACCAGTCTGCTCTCTGCGCCGAGCACAGTCAGCATGTTTGTCCCTGTGCCTGAAGAGTTCATTGATGAGCAGCCTACCACAATGTCTGACAG GTGTCGGGACTGTGCAGCCGTGCTGGAGGAATACGACGAGGAGACTCTCGGCCTTGCAGTGGTCGTTCTCTCCATGTTCATCCACCTCAGCCCTGATTTGGCTGCGCCGATGCTTCTCGACATCATGCAGTCTGTGGGCAG GTTGGCATCTAGTGCCAATTTCTCCGGACAAGCTGAGAG TATGTTGATCCCAGGGAATGTAGCAGGTGTAGCCAAGCAGTTCCTCCGCTGTGTGTTTCACCAGCTGGCCCCAAATGGCATCTTGCCCCAACTCTTCCAGAGTAACATCAAAG ATGGAAGTTTTCTGCGAACACTTGCGTCTTCCCTGATAGATTTTAATGAATTGAGTTCTGTTGCTGCCCTCAACATGCTGCTCGAG GGCTTGAACAACAAGAAGAGTCTGCCAGCAGGGGGCACAATGCTGCACTGCCTGGACAACATTGCCACCTTCATGGAGGCTCTCCCAATGGACTCTCCTAGCAACCTGTGGACAACCATCTGCAACCAGTTCCAGACCTTCCTCACAAAACTGCCCTCTGTGCTTCCTCTGAAG TGTCCCATGGATTCCAGTTTGAGGATAATCATTTGTCTACTGAAAATCCCAACAACAAATGCAACCCGG AGCCTCCTGGAGCCGTTCTCCAAGCTGCTGAGCTTTGTCATCCAGTATGGCATGTTCAGTCTCTCCTACCTCGTAGAACTGTGTGGACTGTGTTACAAAGGCTTCAACAAG GAGAGAGATAAGTTCTACATGTCCCGCATTGTGGTGATGGAGCTTCTGCAGGCTCTCAAGTTCAAGTCTCCTCTGCCTGACACAAACTTGTTACTGCTGGtccag TTTGTTTGTGCAGATATCGGTACACGGCTAGCAGAATCCACCATCATCCAAAAGCACATGATCTTAACGCTGCCGGGG TGCACAACAGCAGCCATGGAGTGCATGAGACAATACATAAGCGAACTCCTGGACTTCATTGCAGATATGCACACGCTAACCAAACTGAAA AGCCATATGAAGGCTTGCTGTCAGCCGCTGCATGAGGACACTTTCGGGGGGAACCTAAAAGTGGGCTTGGCACAGGTCGCCGCCATGGAGATCAGCAAAGGCAATCACCGTGACAACAAAGCTGTGGTCCGTTATCTTCCCTGGCTTTATCATCCGCCATCCACCATGCAACAAGG GCCAAAAGAATTCATCGAATGTGTGTCCCACATTCGTCAGCTGTCCTGGCTACTTTTGGGCTCCCTGACACACTGCGCCCTGCACCAGGGCTCCACCTCCTGTATGCCCATCCCTCTAGACGCTGGCTCCCACATCGCAGATCATCTTATAGTCATCCTCATCGGTTTCCCAGAACAGTCGAAG ACGTCGGTGCTGCACATGTGCTCTCTGTTCCACGCCTTCATGTTCGCCCAGCTGTGGACCATCTACTGCGAGCAGGCAGCCGCTGCTCCGTCCctgcagaaccagaaccagacagAGTTTTCCTCCAACGCCATCCTCACTGGCCTGGAGTTCTGGAGTCGGGTTACACCCAGCATCCTGCAGCTCATGGCACACAATAAAGTG atggtAGAGATGGTGTGTCTTCATGTCATTAGTTTGATGGAAGCCCTGCAGGAGTGCAACTCGACCATCTTTGTCAAG CTAATCCCTATGTGGCTACCCATGATTCAGTCAAACCTTAAG CATCTGTCTGCGGGGCTGCAGCTGCGTCTCCAGGCCATCCAGAACCGCGTGAACCACCAGTGTCTGCAGGGCCAGGCGTCCGGCGCCCCTCCGTTTGCTCTGCGGAAATGGCTGCAGTGCACCCAGTTCAAGATGGCTCAGGTGGAGATCCAGTCGTCTGAGGCTGCCTCACAGTTCTACCCCATGTGA